The genomic DNA GAACTCGCTCACGCGGGAGCTGACCGAGGAACTGCGCGACGCGGTGACGGAACTGACCGCGGACGACGGTGTCCGGTGCATCGTCCTCGCGGGCGCGGGCGACGCCTTCGGCGCCGGCGCCGACCTCGCCCGACTCGACGGCGACGCCGGGGACGAACCGGTCATCCGGCAGCTCGCGTCGACGCTCCACGAGACGATTCGCCGGCTCCACCGGGCCGAGAAGCCGGTGGTGGTCGGCGTCGACGGGGTCGCGGCCGGCGCGGGGTTCAGCCTCGCGCTCTCGGGCGACGTGGTGCTCGCGAGCGACGAGGCGCGGTTCGAGTACGCCTACCCCCGGGTCGGACTCACCGGCGACGGCGGCTCGACCTTCCTCCTCCCGCGGCTGGTCGGCCTCCGCCGGGCGAAGGAGATCGCGCTGCTCGACGAGCCTATCGACCCCGAACGGGCGGTCGACCTCGGCATCGCGACCGAGGTCGTCGCCGACGACGAGTTCGACGACCGGCTCGACGAGCTCGCATCGCGGCTCGCAGAGGGGCCGACGAAGGCGCTCGGCCGGGTGAAGCGGCTCATGACCGAGGGGTTCGACCGCCGGCTCGAGGACCAGCTCGCCGCCGAGACGAACGCCATCGCCGAGTCGACCCGGACCGAGGACTACGCCAGGGGCCACGACGCCTTCTACGGCGACGACGACCCGGAGTTCGTCGGGCGGTGACCCACCCGTCCGGTGCCGAGACGAGCGCGCTCGAAGACCCGCAGTTAGCTACGCGTCGTCGTCCCGGAGCTTGAACTTCTGGACCTTCCCGCTGGGGTTCTTCGGCAGCTCCTCGACGAAGTAGTAGTCCCGGGGGCGCTTGAAGTCGGCCAGCGCGTCGCCCTCGGTGAGGTAGCGGTCGAGCTCGTCCCGGGAGGCGTCGCCCACGACGTAGGCGACCACGCGCTCGCCCCACTCGTCGTCGGGCTCGCCGACGACCGCGGCCTCGGCCACGTCCGGGTGCGAGAACAGCGCGTCCTCGACCTCGGTCGGGTAGACGTTCTCGCCGCCCGAGATGATCATGTCGTCTTTCCGGTCGACGACCCACAGGTAGCCGTCCTCGTCGCGGTAGCCCAGGTCGCCGGTGTAGTACCACTCCGCGCCGTCGGCCTCGCGGAGCGACTCGGCGGTCGCCTCCGGGCGGTTCCAGTACTCCCGCATCGTGCACGGCCCGGCGATGAGGATCTCGCCGACCTCGCCGCGCTCGACCGTCTCGGTCGGGTCCGCGTCGGGCTCGACGACCCGGACCGAGTGGTTGAGCGCGGGCAGGCCCGCGCAGCCCTGCTTCGATAGCTGGTCCTCGGGCGGCTGGAACACCCCGCAGGGGCCGATCTCGGTCATGCCGTACGCCTGGACGTAGTCCTCGCAGAGCTGGTCCATGCAGTCCTCGAGCACCTGCTCGGGCATCGGCGCGGCGCCGTAGAGCCCGACCCGGAGCGACGAGACGTCCACGTCCGTCTCCTTGGCGCCCTGCGCGAGCGCGTTCCACACCGTCGGCGCGGCGAACAGCAGGGTGACGCCGTGGTCCTCGATGGCCCGCAGCGCCTCCGCCGCCTCGAACTCGTGGTGGATGACGTTCGTCGCGCCGCGGGCCACGCGGCTGAACAGCATCGCGTGGAGCTCGGCGCAGTGGTACATCGGAAGGATGGTGAGCCCGGTGTCGTGGCGCGTGATGTTCAGCTCGCCGATGCACAGCAGGTTGTGCTCGACCATGTCGCGGTGCTCGTGGACGACGCCCTTCGGTCGCCCCGTCGTCCCCGAGGTGTAGATGAACGCGTAGACGTCGTCCTCCGCGACGTCCGCCGTCGGCGCGTCGGAGCTCCCCTCGTCGAGCAGCGCGTAGAAGTCGTCGGCGTAGTCGGGCGTCTCCCCGTCGATGGCCACGTAGTTCTCGACGGTCGCCAGCTCGGGCTTCGCGCCCTCGACCGCGTCGCGGGTCGCGGACTCGAAGAGGAGGGTGTGGGCCCCGGCGTCGTTCACGATGAACTCGACCTCGTCGGCGGACAGCCGGTAGTTCAGCGGCGTGAACACGGCGCCGAGCTTCGCGCACGCGTAGACGGTCACCGCCATCTCCGAGCCGTTGTACAGCACCGTCGCGACCCGGTCGCCCTTCTCGACGCCGAGGTCGGCGAGCGCGTTCGTGAGCCGGTTGACCCGCTCGTCGAACTCGGCGTAGGTCCACCGCTGGTCCCGCCGCGGGTAGACGATGGCGTCGCGGTCGGGGTGACGTTCGACGGTCTGTTCCAGGGTGTCACCTATCGTCGGATGCATGCTATCGGGTTCTCCACATCGTCTACTAACTTTTGTGGAGATTCACGCCAAACGATAGTGAATGAAATCGGGTCGGTCCGACGGCACCGGCACGACCGGGCGAGAGTAGCGTCGGCTCCGGACCTGTCAGCTGGCTGCCGGTGTTTCCTTACGGGAAGCCGTTGCAGTAGTCGACGCATGCCCACGAGACAGGCCGAAACCACGTGGCAAGGCGGCAAAGACGGTAGCGGCGACTTCGAGACCGAGAGCGGCCAGATAGCGGGGACGTTCCGGTTCCCGACCCGCTTCGAGGACGAGCAGGGAACGAACCCCGAGGAGCTCATCGGCGCGGCCCATTCGGGCTGCTTCTCGATGCAGCTGACGGCGTTCCTCGAAGAGGAGGGCTACGAGGCCGAGCGCATCCACACGGAGGCCGACGTCCACCTCGAGAAGGCCGACGGCGGCGGGTTCGAGATCCCGCGCATCGACCTGACGCTGGAGGCGGAGGTACCCGACGTCGACCAGGACACTTTCGACGAACTCGCCCAGAACGCCAAGGAGAACTGTCCGGTCTCGAAGGCGCTGGCCGGTCCCGAGATCGCGCTCGACGCGACGCTCCAGAGCTGAGCGGGCAACCGGCCGGCCGGAGGGTTGCGGTCAGCTACGCGCGGACGCCACCTTTGCTGTCGAGGTACGCTGTCGAGGTACGGGCTGGCGGCCGCGGCGGCCCGTTCGCGTACGGACGCGACGAACTCGCGTCGAGCGCCGGCCGTCCACCGGCACGTTCCGCTCGCCGAAGGAGTCGCAACTTCGTCCGGGGGTGCGAGTCCGATCGGACACAACGTATACTCCGATGCCGGTCGTAGTCTGTGGCATGGAAGCGATGGTCATCACTGACTTCGGCGGAACGGACGTCTTCGAGCGACGCGAGGTCGAGAAGCCGACTCCCGGGGCGACCGAGGTTCTCGTCCGCGTTCACGCCTCGTCGGTCAACCCCGTCGACACCAAGATCCGGCAGGCGGGGTCGTGGGCGGGCATCTCGCCGCCGACGGTGATCGGGTACGACGTCTCGGGCGTCGTCGAAGCCGTCGGCGAGGAGGTGACGGACTTCGCCGAGGGCGACGAGGTGTTCTACACCCCCGAGATATTCGGCGAGCAGGGGAGCTTCGCCGAGTACCACGTCGCCGACGAGTCGATCGTCGCGCGAAAGCCCGAGAACCTGTCGCACTCGGAGGCCGCGGCGCTCCCGCTCGCGGCCGCGACAGCCTGGGAGGCGATCGTCACCCGCGGCGACGTCGACGCGGGCGAGACCGTCCTCGTTCACGGTGCCGGCGGCGTCGGCGCGCACGCCGTCCAGATCGCGGCCGCGAGCGGCGCGCAGGTCGTCGCGACGGCGAGCCCCGAGACCGTCGAGCAGACCGAGGAGTTCGGCGCGACCCGCGCGATCGACTACGAGTCCGAGGACTTCGCCGACGTCGTCGAATCGGAGTTCGACGAACCGGTCGACCTCGTCTTCGACACCGTCGGCGGGGGGACGCTGGCCGAGAGCACCGGCGTCGTGCGGCCTCACGGCCGGCTGATCACCATCCTCGAACCCGAAGGCGAGTGGGGGTCGGCGTACCAGAAGAACCTCGACGTTCGCATGCTGTTCCTCGAGCGCGACCGCCGACCGCTCGACGCGCTCCGGCGACTCGCCGAGCGCGGTCACCTCGAGCCGGTGATCGACTCGGTGCTCCCGTTGGCGGAGGTCGCGAAGGCCCACGAGATGGTCGAGGAGGGCGGACTCACCGGAAAGGTGGTGCTGGACGTCGTCGGTGAGTAGCGGGGATCGGCGGGACCGGCGGGGTCACCTTCGAGTCCGTACACGCCGTCCGCGACGCGGCGCGAGGAAAGAACGTTTTAGCCTCGGCCGCTATCCGTCCTACAATGAGCGATTCCGGACCGAAGCAGGTGGACTCTCCCGAGTACCACCACGAGAACCACACCGCCGCCCAGACCTGCGGGTGGACCGCCAACGCCATGCGCGGCGAGGGGAAGTGTTATAAAAATATTTTCTACGGCATCGAGTCCCACCGCTGCATCCAGATGACGCCCGTGGTCAAGTGCAACGAGCGGTGCGTCTTCTGCTGGCGGGACCACGCCGGCCACGCCTACGAGCTGGGCGACGTCGAGTGGGACGACCCCGAGGCGGTCGTCGACGCCAGCATCGACCTCCAGCGCAAGCTGCTGTCGGGGTTCGGCGGCAACGACGAGGTGCCCCGCGAGCGCTTCGAGGAGTCGATGGAGCCCCGCCACGTCGCCATCAGCCTCGACGGCGAGCCCACCCTCTACCCCTACCTGCCGGAACTCATCGAGGCGTTCCACGACCGCGACATCACCACCTTCCTCGTCTCGAACGGGACCCGGCCGGAGGTCATCCGGGACTGCGACCCGACGCAGCTCTACGTCAGCGTCGACGCGCCCGAGCGGGCCACCTTCGACGAGGTGGTGAAGGCGATGGAGGACGACGCCTGGGAGAAGCTGGTCGACACGATGGACGTGCTCGCCGAGAAGGACGAGACCCGGACGGTGCTCCGCACCACGCTGGTCGGCGGCCAGAACGTCCACTCGCCCGACTGGTACGCCGGGTTCTACCGGCGCGCCGACCCCGACTTCGTGGAGCTCAAGTCCTACATGCACGTCGGCGAGTCCCGCGACCGCGTCGCCAGGGAGTCGATGCTCGACCACGAGGACGTCGTCGACTTCGCCGAGCGGATCCAGGCGCACATGCCCGACCACGAGCACCTCAAGGAGGTGCCGGTCTCGCGGGTCGCGCTGCTGTCGAAGACCGACGACACCTGGGTGCCGAAGCTGCGGAAGGACAGCGAGTTCTGGGCGCGGGACCCGATGACCGGGGACTGATCAGCTTTCAGCAAGTTTGACTGCTTTCTCGGTCAGGCGATATCGGTAAGCCTGTCTCCTGAAGATGATCTTATCGTATTCTCCCCTCTTGGTTATCGATTCGCTTCGTTCTATTGCTTCGATAGCTGAGTTTAGCTTTTCGAGAGAGTTCCCTCCTCGAAGATATGATTCAACTTTCTCTGGCATAATGCTGAATTCCTCTGCAAGGATACTGCGGAGCGTTCTTCCTGCACCGTCTGTTACAGCAATCGCTCCTTCTTCAGAGAACTGTGACTTTCTAGCGAAGTGGGGTTCTTCATCAATGTGAGCGATGAGCCCCTCAAGATTCTGCTCGACTTCCTCCTCAATTCGACCGTTAACAATCTCGTCAGTTCGTTCACTAATCACATAGTAGTCGGGACCCGGCGGTGAGACCTTTTGAACAAGGTCGATTTCAGAAAGATGATTTAGTACCGTTCCGGGAGTAAAATCAAACTCGATATCTAACTGCGATTCCATCTCACTTCTTTTCAGGCCTTCGTGATCCGGTTCGATTTCTGCTTCGAATAGTGCTCTTACTAACTTTACCTGATCATCGACGCTGCGCGTCTTCCCTTTTCTATCCCGGATTTCTTCTTCTACCTCTGGTATGTGCTCACTGTCGGTCGAAAACGTTTCTCTAACAGTTTTCGGAAGTTCAGGCCGGGGTGCATCTTCGTGACGCTCAATTTTCTCCGACTTCCGGGTGTTCTTGTACAACGCTCGTGCCACTGGTACGCCACGGAGGTAGTTGTACTCGTGGAGAACCTCGACGCCGTGCTCGGTGAAACCGTAGAACTTCGAGGGAAGGTCCCGCTTGTCCTCGCTCGGCTCGTAGCGATACAGGTCCAGAATGCCTGCATCAATGAGGTTGTCGAGCTGATCGCTGATTGCCGCCTTGCTCTTGGGAATCATGTAATCTAGCTCGTCGAGCGACGCGAGGTGCTTCGGATGGCCGAGGACGTATTGGACGATGAGATGGCGCGTCTCCTGCGAGAGGATATCGAAGATGCGGCGCTGCTCCTCGAACGGCCCGCCCTTACTTGCCGACGAGCTATCGCTCATACGATTTGCTTCGGAGGGATGACGAATAACACTTTTGGTCAACCAATCTGGTTTCTCGTAAAATTCCCATACCAGTTAGAAAGATATAAACGGAGTCAGTACGAGCCTTCGACCAATGGCAGACCCGTCGGTTCCTCCGAACGCGGACGAAATCGAGGCTGCCGTGGACGAAGCCCTTCACGGCCTCGAACTGGAGCCGCACGAGACGGCGAAGATTCTCGGGTTCGCAAACGAAGAACTATCACATCTCCAGACGCCGGAAACGTCCTACTTCGTCCTCGGGAGTTACCGAGACCCGTACGTCCGTCGACTGAGAACGGTCGAGAACGAACTGAACAAGCGACTCAATTCGTACGCTTTCGTCATGGGCGAACTCCGGGAGATTGGGCTCGACCGACTTCCGGAGTTCAGGATTCGGTTCCATCTCCTGGCATCGTACGCTGATTACGTCGTCGGAGTGTACGAGCAGGACGCAGGCGGCGAGGTGACGGAATTAGGGAAAGTGAGCGAAACGCCGTATTTCGAAAAGTCGTACGTACTTCCCAGGGACTACTGCTGGATGACGGGAGAGAACTTCAACGGCAAGGTAGACGCCGTTGCCGCTGCGATGGCGATTTCGTACAACGACGATCTCACAGAGGACGAGAAGACGAGCGAACTCGAATCACTGGCCGCAGAAGCACGGGAGAGCGGAATCGACGTTTCTCGAAATGATCTGGCTAACGCTGTAGAAGAACGCGAAGATGAGGATACGGTGTCTTACAGCTGGGTCCATCTCAACGAGTTCCGCCTCTTCGAGTTGCACGATCGGTGTCAGCCGTGGGTCGAAGAGTCAGAACTCCGCGATTCGACGGACATCGTGCCGACACCGAGTAGCCATCCCGATTGGGAAACAGAGTAGACGGCTTTCAAAGTCCGATTTTCGTAGATTAGAGCCGCTCGACCTCCTCCTGGGTCGCCTCGCTCTCGACGTTCCCCGTGTTCGTCGTCTCGGTCGGCTCGAACAGCAGCACCTCGGCCTCGCCCTCGTCGGCGACCGGCCGGTGCTCGACGCCCGCCGGTACCACCAGCAGCTCTCCCTCGTCCAGCGTCACGTCGTCCCGGTCCTCGAACTCGATGCGGAGCCGGCCGCGCCGGACCAGGAAGAGTTCGTCGGCCTCGTCGTGACGGTGCCAGACGAACTCGCCCTCCAGTTTGGCGAGCTTGACCGCCTGCCCGTTGAGCTCCGCCGCGAGCCGGGGCGCCCACTGCTCGTCGAACGAGTCGAACCCGTCGTCGAGGTTCACCTTCTCCATACCCGTCCGGTCGCCCGCGACCGGGAAAGGGCTGTGGTCGGATCGTATCGGCCTCGGTCGAGGGAAAAGAATAGGTGTCACCGTCCCCCAGTTCGACATCCGACCGACTCGCCCTGCCACTCCGTCCCACACCGTTCCAATTCTGGGGACCGTACCGCTTCCGTTATGCTTAAACCGCGAGCGGCCGGAGTGTCGGGTATGTCAGCGACACGGCCGCGCGCCGTCGGCTACGACGAGCTCGCGGCGCTCAAGCTCCTCGCGCTCGACGGCGGGCTCGACGGGGAGGTCAAGGTCTCCTGCTCGGGGCTCGCCGACCGGCTCGACGCCTCCAACCAGACCGCCTCGCGGCGGCTCCAGCAGCTCGACGAGGCCGGGCTGGTCGAGCGCGAGATGGTCAGCGACGGCCAGTGGGTCTCCGTCACCGAGGACGGCGAGTGGTCGCTCAAGCGCGAGTACGAGGACTACCGCCGCATCTTCGAGACGCCCGCGGGGATCGACCTGACCGGCGTCGTCACCAGCGGAATGGGCGAGGGCCGCCACTACATCTCGCTGCCGGGCTACATGGAGCAGTTCGAGGACCGGCTGGGCTACGAGCCGTTCCTCGGCACGCTCAACGTCGAGCTCTCCGACGAGAGCGTCCGGGCCCGGTCGGCGATGGAGGCGCTCGACCCGGTCCACATCGACGGCTGGGAGGACGACGACCGGACCTACGGTCCGGCGGTCTGCTACCCCGCGGTGGTCGAGACCCGGGACGGAGAGGTGTTCGAGCGGGCCCACACCATCGCGCCCGAGCGCACCCACCACGACGAGGACCAACTGGAGGTCATCGCGCCCGTCAAGCTCCGCGAGGAACTGGGGCTCGAGGACGGCGACCACGTGACCGTCCACGTCGAGGAGAAAGCATGAGCCAGGCCGCTGCGGGCGTCGAGGCCGCGGTCGAGGCGTTCCGCGAGGGGTCGCCCGTGCTGGTCCACGACGCCGCCGACCGCGAGGGCGAGACCGACCTCATCTACCCGGCGGGCGCGGTCGCCCCCGAGGACGTCTCGCGCATGCGCAACAACGCCGGCGGCCTCGTCTGCGTCGCGCTCGCAGACGAGGTGGCGGATGCCTTCGGACTTCCCTTCCTGGAGGACGCGCTCGACCACCCCGCGAGCGCGGCCCACGACCTGGGCTACGACGAGCGCTCGTCGTTCTCGCTCCCGGTCAACCACCGCGACACCTACACCGGCATCACCGACGAGGACCGCGCGACGACAATCGCGGAGTTAGCCGAGGCGGCCGCGGACCCCGACGCGACCGACTTCGCCGAGGAGTTCCGCGCGCCGGGCCACGTCCACCTGCTGCGGGCCGCCCCGGACCTGCTCGCCGACCGCGAGGGCCACACCGAACTCGGCATCGCGCTGGCCGCGGCCGCCGACCGCGAGCCCGCGGTCGTGGTCTGCGAGATGCTCGACGACGAGTCCGGCGAGGCGCTCGCGCCCGCCGACGCGCGCGCCTACGCCGAGCGCCACGGCTTCCCGTACCTGGAGGGCGCCGACCTCATCGAGCGCCTCGGCTGACGGAATCGAGGCCCCGGCCTCCTTTCTCCGGGTTCGTTCTCCTCCGGATCCGTCAGCAATCGCACAGCGACGCCGCTCGGGGCCGTTCGCCTAGGCCGATAGCCCCGACAGCACCTCGTCGGCGTCGTCGAGGTACGCGTCGAGGTGGTCGTCGGTGTGGGCCAGCGAGAGGTGGTGACGCTTGTAGGGGTTCGGGGTGAAGAAGTGGCCGCGCTCGCGCATCCCGGCCGCGAACTCGCGGAACCGCTCCTCGTCGAGGCCGGCCACGTCCGCGTAGTCGCGGGGCCGGCCGGTGACGCCGAACTGGACGCTGAAGATGCTCCCGTAGCCGACCACGCGCCCCTCGATGCCGCGGTCGGCGAGCAGATCCCGGAGTCCGGCCCGGTATCGGTCGCCGAGGTCGCCGACCCGCGCCGGGACGTCCTCGGACTCGACGAGGCCGAGCGTCTCGCGGGCGGCCGCGAGGCCCATCGGGCTCCCCGAGTAGGTGCCGCTGATGACGACGCCCGACTCGTTGTCGCCGCCGGCCTGCGCCAGCAGGTCCGCCCGGCCGCCGACCGCCGCGACCGGGTAGCCGTTGCCCATCGCCTTCGCGACGCAGGTCAGGTCGGGGTCGACGCCGAGCTCGGCCTGCATGCCGTTGGCCGAGTGGCGGAATCCGGTGATGACCTCGTCGAAGACGAGCGGGACGTCCCGGGCGTCGGTCTCTGCTTCGAGGGCATCGAGGAACGCGTCGGTCGGCCGCAGGCAGCCCACCGAGTGCGGGACGGGTTCGAGGATGACGCCCGCCAGGTCGTCGCCGTGGCGCTCCATCGCCGCGCGGAACGCCTCGGGGTCGTTGAACGGCACGACCACGGTGCTGTCGACCGCGGCCGAGAGCATCCCGTCGGACTCGGGGTAGGGGTCGAGTTCCGGGCTCGCGTCGCCACCGGTGTTTCGCCCGGCGACTTCCTCCGCAGGCGGATAGACGCTCACGTCCACGTAGTCGTGCCAGCCGTGGTAGCACCCCTCGAACTTCAGCAGCTTCTCGTTGCCGGTGTGGGCGCGGGCGAGCCGGATGGCGTGGTAGGTGGCCTCGCTGCCGCTGTTGCAGAAGTTGACCATCTCGACGCTCGGCAGCAGGTCGACGAGGCGCTCGGCCACCTCGACCTCGAGGTCGGTCGTCGCGGCGCCGTAGAGCACCCCCCGGTCGATGGCTTCCTTGGCTGCGGTATCGACCTCCTCGCGGCCGTGGCCCAGGAGAATCGGCCCGAACGCCAGGTGGTAGTCGGTGAGGGTCTCGCCGGCGACCGTCGCGAGGGTCGCCCCGTCTGCGGCCTCGAACGCGACGTCGCCGAGGTCGTAGGCCTGCGCCCGCAGGCCGGTCTGGGCCCCGCCGGGGATGACCGCCCGGGCCCGGGAGACGAGTCTGTCGGTGCGGTCGTCCATGAAGAAGGTGGTCGGTCGCGAGCTACGAGTCTTCTTCGGTGCCGGCGACCATGCCGGCGACGTTGCCGACGTTCATCGCGACCGCGAGCACCGCGGCGATGACGAAGACGATGAACGAGGAGATGGCGTTCATCTTCGGGGCGGTGCCGTACTTGATCATCGAGTACATCGAGGTCGTCAGCACGTCCATCGTGCCCTTCACGAAGTAGACCCGGATGAAGTCCTCGAACGAGCGGATCCAGGCGAACAGGAAGCCCGCGCCGATGGCGGGCGCCACGATGGGTAGCGTGATGTCCCGGAACACGGTGAGGGGGTCCGCACCGAGGTCGCGGGCCGCCTCCTCCAGCGACTCGTCGAACGTGTAGAGTCGCGACGTGACCATCAGGAGCACGAACGGGAAGCCGTACACGCTGTGGGTCAGCACCACGGTCAGGAACCCGGGAACGATGCCGAGCAGCGTGCGGAAGTAGATGAGCAGCGCGATGCCCAGCACCACGCCCGGGATCACCATCGGCAGGATGCCGAACGTCCGGTAGAGCTCCTTGAACGGGAAGTCGTACCGGGCGAGCGCGAAGCTCGCCAGCACCCCCAGCACGGTCGCGATGGCCGCCGACAGCGTCGCGATCTGGACGCTGTTCCAGAGCGCGAACATCAGGGTGCCGTCGGCGAACGTCGCAGCGTAGTGGTCGAGCGTGAACCCCCGGAACGGGAAGATGGTGCTCGCGTTGACAGCGAACGAGAGGAACATCATCACCGCGAGCGGTATCCACAGGAACACCAGCAGCGCGCCCGCGACCAGCCAGAGGCCGCGGCTCAGCAGCCACTCCTTGCGCTCGTGGTCCAGCAGGCGCGACGGGCTCGCGGTCTCGCGGGCCTCCTCGGTCGTGGAGCCGGTCTCGGTCGCCATCTCAGACGCCTCCCAGGTCCTCGATGCTGACGTACCGGAACGCGACCACGAACGCGACGACGATGCTGAGGACGATGAACATCGACGCGGCGCTGCCGTAGCCGATGGCGTACAGCGAGTTGATTCGGCTCTCGATGAGCTGGCCGATCATCAGCACCTTCCCCTGACCGAGGAACCGCGGCGTGATGAACGCGCCCAGCGCGGGCACGAACACGAACAGGCTCCCGCTGATCATCCCGGGGAGGACCAGCGGGAGGATGACGTCCTTCAGCGCGTCGACCCGGCTGGCGCCCAGGTCGCGCGCCGCCTCGACCAGCGAGAAGTCCAGTCCCTCGAGGCTGGCGTACAGCGACAGCAGCATGTACGGGAAGTACGCGTGGGTCAGCCCCACGATGATCGCCGGCACCCCGTAGCTGAGCAGGCCGACGGGTTCGCTCACCAGCCCGAGCCGTAGCAGCGCGCTGTTGATGACGCCGCTCTGGCCGAACATGAGGTACCACGAGTAGGCCCGCACCAGGTACATGGTGAAGAACGGCAGCAGCACCAGGAAGATGACCACCTTGAACGTGGTCCCGCCCCGCCGGGCCAGCAGGTACGCCAGCGGAAACGCCAGCACCAGGCACAGCACCGTCGTCACCGCCGCGATGAAGTACGACAGGAACAGCGACTCGAAGAACGCGCTGTTCCAGAACGCGCCCTGGTCGGCGCCGAGCCGGGCGTAGTTCTCCAGCGACGGCTGCCAGACGATCTGGTAGGCGTCGTTGACGTTCAGGAAGCTGACCGTCACCATGAACGTGAGCGGTGCGAGCAGCAGCAGCGCCAGCCAGACCAGCCCCGGTCCGGCGGTGATCGACAGCCGCGTCCCCCGCGAGGCGAACGCGCCGACGAACCGCTGGCGAAGCGTCTCCGACCGACGTGGTGAGTCTACGGACATGAGAGGAAGAACCGATTACGCGGTCTTGATCTCCTCCCACGCCTTGATCCAGGCATCCTCGTTCTCGACGGCCTTGAACGGGATCATCTGCTCGAGGCGCGAGGGGTCGACCGAGCCGTACATCTCGTTCTCCTCGTCGCTGAGGTGGTCCTGGGTGCTGGGGTTGGCGCTGGGCGAGTAGCCGACCTTGCCGAGCTTCGCGCCGAGCTTCGGCGCGATGAACTCGTTGACGACCTTCCAGGCCAGCTCCTTGTTCTCGGACTCCTTCGAGACGACGGCAGACTCGAACCACGCCAGCGACCCCTCCTTCGGGGCGGCCATCTCGGGCCAGTCGGTGCCGTTGGCCCACATCTCGACGATCTCGTTGCGGCCCGACTGGCCGATGACGAAGTTGCCCTGCTTGAGCGACTTGATGTAGGTCGGGTCGGCGGCGATGTACCCCTGGAGCAGGGGCTTCTGGTCGATCATCGTCTGCTTGACCTCGGCGATCTGGTCCTCCGAGAGGGTGACCTTCTGGCCCTCGAACGCGTCGCGCATCCCCAGGTAGAGCGCCGCGGCGCTCATCGCCTTGAAGTGGTTGTCGTACATGATGATGTCGCCCTCGTACTCGTCGGAGAACAGCTTCGCGTAGCTGGCTTCGTGGTCCTCGACCTCCCGGGAGTCGTAGGAGTAGCCGTACCAGCCGAACCGGATCGGGACGCCGTACATGTTCCCGCCGTCGGTGAACTGGTTGTCGGCGAAGCCCTGGAACACGTCGTAGACGTCGCTGTAGTTCGAGACGACGTCCTCGGGCACAGTGTCGACGAGCCCGGCGTCCATCATCTTCGGGACGTAGTTGTTGTTCGGGACCGCGATGTCGTACTGGGCGTTCTGCCCGGAGTTCCACGACGAGAACATCTTCGAGGAGGAGGTCGACTTCGTGAACTTGACGTTCACGTCGAGCCGGCTCTCGATGTCCTCCTTGAGGTCGGCGTACTCCTCCCACGTCAGGATGTTGATGGTCGCGGTGCCGCCGCTCCCGCCGCCGAAGCCGCCGATGCACCCCGCGGTGAGTCCGAGCGCGCCGGCGGCGCCCGTCGCCTTGAGGAACGTCCGACGGTCGTTACCGCTCGTCGTCGCCGATTCGTCTCCGCTGTCGTCCCAGTTCCTGGGCATGTCATGCCACCTCACAGAGACTTACCTTAATTCTTACTCAATCATCCCGTCAGAATTGGTAACACTGTACGGCATTTCGCGACAATATTGGAAAATTGCGAAAGTTTCACTATCGTAACTAAAATATCTGACGACAGTTCCGAAACAGTTTATGCGGAGCAGTGAGCTACGATGGCGTATGCCAACGGGTGTCGATGGGCTGATACGCCTCGACGGGGTCCGCAAGGAGTTCGGCGACGTGACCGCCGTCGAGAAGGTCGACCTGCAGGTGAACAAGGGCGAGTTCTTCTCGCTGGTCGGGCCGTCGGGCTGTGGCAAGACCACGACGCTCCGGATGATCAGCGGGTTCGAGACCCCGACACGGGGGTCGGTCCACATCGACGGGCGGGAC from Halorussus rarus includes the following:
- a CDS encoding DUF120 domain-containing protein; translated protein: MSATRPRAVGYDELAALKLLALDGGLDGEVKVSCSGLADRLDASNQTASRRLQQLDEAGLVEREMVSDGQWVSVTEDGEWSLKREYEDYRRIFETPAGIDLTGVVTSGMGEGRHYISLPGYMEQFEDRLGYEPFLGTLNVELSDESVRARSAMEALDPVHIDGWEDDDRTYGPAVCYPAVVETRDGEVFERAHTIAPERTHHDEDQLEVIAPVKLREELGLEDGDHVTVHVEEKA
- the ribB gene encoding 3,4-dihydroxy-2-butanone-4-phosphate synthase is translated as MSQAAAGVEAAVEAFREGSPVLVHDAADREGETDLIYPAGAVAPEDVSRMRNNAGGLVCVALADEVADAFGLPFLEDALDHPASAAHDLGYDERSSFSLPVNHRDTYTGITDEDRATTIAELAEAAADPDATDFAEEFRAPGHVHLLRAAPDLLADREGHTELGIALAAAADREPAVVVCEMLDDESGEALAPADARAYAERHGFPYLEGADLIERLG
- a CDS encoding aspartate aminotransferase family protein, whose translation is MDDRTDRLVSRARAVIPGGAQTGLRAQAYDLGDVAFEAADGATLATVAGETLTDYHLAFGPILLGHGREEVDTAAKEAIDRGVLYGAATTDLEVEVAERLVDLLPSVEMVNFCNSGSEATYHAIRLARAHTGNEKLLKFEGCYHGWHDYVDVSVYPPAEEVAGRNTGGDASPELDPYPESDGMLSAAVDSTVVVPFNDPEAFRAAMERHGDDLAGVILEPVPHSVGCLRPTDAFLDALEAETDARDVPLVFDEVITGFRHSANGMQAELGVDPDLTCVAKAMGNGYPVAAVGGRADLLAQAGGDNESGVVISGTYSGSPMGLAAARETLGLVESEDVPARVGDLGDRYRAGLRDLLADRGIEGRVVGYGSIFSVQFGVTGRPRDYADVAGLDEERFREFAAGMRERGHFFTPNPYKRHHLSLAHTDDHLDAYLDDADEVLSGLSA
- a CDS encoding ABC transporter permease, whose translation is MATETGSTTEEARETASPSRLLDHERKEWLLSRGLWLVAGALLVFLWIPLAVMMFLSFAVNASTIFPFRGFTLDHYAATFADGTLMFALWNSVQIATLSAAIATVLGVLASFALARYDFPFKELYRTFGILPMVIPGVVLGIALLIYFRTLLGIVPGFLTVVLTHSVYGFPFVLLMVTSRLYTFDESLEEAARDLGADPLTVFRDITLPIVAPAIGAGFLFAWIRSFEDFIRVYFVKGTMDVLTTSMYSMIKYGTAPKMNAISSFIVFVIAAVLAVAMNVGNVAGMVAGTEEDS
- a CDS encoding ABC transporter permease; this encodes MSVDSPRRSETLRQRFVGAFASRGTRLSITAGPGLVWLALLLLAPLTFMVTVSFLNVNDAYQIVWQPSLENYARLGADQGAFWNSAFFESLFLSYFIAAVTTVLCLVLAFPLAYLLARRGGTTFKVVIFLVLLPFFTMYLVRAYSWYLMFGQSGVINSALLRLGLVSEPVGLLSYGVPAIIVGLTHAYFPYMLLSLYASLEGLDFSLVEAARDLGASRVDALKDVILPLVLPGMISGSLFVFVPALGAFITPRFLGQGKVLMIGQLIESRINSLYAIGYGSAASMFIVLSIVVAFVVAFRYVSIEDLGGV
- a CDS encoding ABC transporter substrate-binding protein, producing the protein MPRNWDDSGDESATTSGNDRRTFLKATGAAGALGLTAGCIGGFGGGSGGTATINILTWEEYADLKEDIESRLDVNVKFTKSTSSSKMFSSWNSGQNAQYDIAVPNNNYVPKMMDAGLVDTVPEDVVSNYSDVYDVFQGFADNQFTDGGNMYGVPIRFGWYGYSYDSREVEDHEASYAKLFSDEYEGDIIMYDNHFKAMSAAALYLGMRDAFEGQKVTLSEDQIAEVKQTMIDQKPLLQGYIAADPTYIKSLKQGNFVIGQSGRNEIVEMWANGTDWPEMAAPKEGSLAWFESAVVSKESENKELAWKVVNEFIAPKLGAKLGKVGYSPSANPSTQDHLSDEENEMYGSVDPSRLEQMIPFKAVENEDAWIKAWEEIKTA